In Panicum virgatum strain AP13 chromosome 4N, P.virgatum_v5, whole genome shotgun sequence, a single window of DNA contains:
- the LOC120669494 gene encoding uncharacterized protein LOC120669494, whose amino-acid sequence MPFAAGAGHWSPTRRAPAKSTSRALGIAQNRSPWLLLRSPRAPRECSARHATNAVAVSTSVPRHASPRRCSSPPLESSTKPTSISPSPRSLTPQNPKPRPPARANAIAVPLPAYARTMDACLRPSCAAAAPAELATATAITGHGSAVQCWPPSAPAPPALQSHTPHAMAAAPAELAVELPCPTLLYPH is encoded by the coding sequence AtgccgttcgccgccggcgccggccactgGTCGCCCACGCGCCGCGCCCCGGCCAAATCCACCTCGCGCGCCCTCGGTATCGCCCAAAACCGCTCGCCCTGGCTTCTCCTGCGCTCGCCACGCGCGCCCCGCGAGTGCTCTGCTCGACACGCCACCAACGCCGTCGCCGTCTCGACGTCGGTGCCCAGACACGCGTCGCCGCGTCggtgcagctcgccgccgctcgagTCGTCTACAAAGCCAACTTCGATTTCTCCTTCCCCTCGCTCCCTCACTCCCCAGAACCCCAAGCCGAGGCCCCCTGCTCGCGCAAACGCTATCGCCGTGCCGCTGCCCGCCTATGCGCGCACCATGGACGCCTGCCTGCGCccgagctgcgccgccgctgcgccggccgagctcgccaccgccacTGCCATCACGGGCCATGGGAGCGCCGTCCAGTGCTGGCCGCCGAGCGCGCCGGCTCCGCCGGCCTTGCAGAGCCACACGCCGCACGCCATGGctgccgcccccgccgagctcgccgtggagctccCCTGTCCGACCCTCCTCTACCCCCACTGA